From Streptomonospora salina, the proteins below share one genomic window:
- a CDS encoding pyridoxine/pyridoxamine 5'-phosphate oxidase: MRSLIRGLDVLKGPFPEFDPETTPDHPGDLFATWFMHAVDAKVAEPHAMTLSTVTPEGRPEARVLILKSVDAVGWRFAVSKASSKGRELAQNAHVALTFHWREIGRQVRVSGVAHEESSKDGSADFRARSSGSREMALLLRQSQVLEEPRQIDRELESVRRRLAEEPDLVPPEWTSYVVKADKVEFWQADSERRHTRVLYRRAGEAGTWSQCRLWP, translated from the coding sequence ATGCGCAGTCTTATCCGGGGCCTGGATGTCCTTAAAGGGCCGTTTCCCGAATTCGATCCCGAGACGACGCCCGATCACCCAGGCGACCTGTTCGCCACTTGGTTCATGCACGCGGTAGACGCGAAGGTCGCCGAACCGCACGCGATGACCCTCTCGACTGTTACCCCCGAAGGTCGGCCCGAGGCACGAGTCCTGATTCTGAAATCCGTCGACGCGGTCGGATGGCGGTTCGCCGTCAGCAAAGCCAGCAGCAAAGGCCGGGAACTGGCCCAGAACGCGCATGTTGCACTCACCTTCCACTGGCGCGAGATCGGACGCCAGGTGCGGGTGTCTGGTGTCGCCCACGAAGAGAGCTCAAAGGACGGTTCCGCGGACTTCCGGGCGCGTTCCTCCGGATCGCGCGAGATGGCCCTCTTGCTCCGCCAGAGTCAGGTCCTCGAGGAACCGCGGCAGATCGACCGGGAACTGGAATCGGTCCGCCGCAGGCTCGCCGAGGAGCCCGACCTCGTTCCGCCCGAATGGACGTCCTACGTCGTCAAGGCGGACAAGGTCGAGTTCTGGCAGGCAGACAGCGAACGCCGCCACACCAGGGTGCTCTACAGGCGCGCCGGCGAGGCAGGCACGTGGTCGCAATGCCGACTGTGGCCGTGA